A section of the Campylobacter anatolicus genome encodes:
- a CDS encoding phage antirepressor KilAC domain-containing protein produces MNLEIFKNENFEIRVAVDENNEPLFCLADVCRVLEIQNSSDVKKSIKSEFDDYLDLIYPILDNLGREQNATFITEPQLYFVLMRSDKLKAKPFRKWINCEILPTIRKHGGYLTDAKIQEVLSNPDTIIKLATDLKAEREKRKALELEKEANTHYISFAKSVEASATSALIGDFIKTLCDENDVRVGRNRIFKWLRDEKYLMKDNIPFQKWLDAGYFEVIPQIIITTKGNKERFTTRITAKGQVALSAKICEAFKKKAA; encoded by the coding sequence ATGAACCTAGAAATTTTTAAAAATGAAAATTTCGAGATTAGAGTTGCGGTTGATGAAAACAATGAACCGCTTTTTTGTTTGGCTGATGTTTGCAGAGTTTTAGAGATACAAAACTCTTCAGACGTAAAGAAGTCCATAAAATCGGAGTTTGACGACTACCTAGATTTAATCTACCCCATACTTGATAACCTAGGCAGAGAACAAAACGCAACATTTATAACCGAGCCACAACTTTACTTTGTGCTTATGCGAAGTGACAAATTAAAGGCTAAGCCATTTCGCAAATGGATAAATTGTGAAATCCTGCCAACCATTAGAAAGCACGGCGGATATTTAACAGACGCTAAGATACAGGAGGTTTTATCAAATCCTGACACCATTATAAAACTAGCAACTGATTTAAAGGCTGAGCGAGAAAAGCGGAAAGCTCTTGAACTTGAAAAAGAGGCGAACACCCATTATATTAGCTTTGCTAAAAGCGTTGAAGCAAGTGCAACAAGTGCATTAATAGGCGATTTTATAAAAACGCTTTGCGATGAAAACGATGTCCGCGTTGGGCGAAATAGAATTTTTAAATGGTTAAGAGATGAAAAATATCTAATGAAAGACAATATCCCATTTCAAAAATGGCTAGACGCTGGATATTTTGAAGTTATACCACAAATCATAATCACTACAAAGGGCAATAAAGAGAGATTTACCACACGCATTACGGCTAAAGGACAGGTCGCATTATCTGCTAAAATTTGTGAAGCATTTAAGAAAAAAGCAGCCTAG
- a CDS encoding Rha family transcriptional regulator, with protein MKAVIINDINVNFKVSDERVFISSLELGQVFEKRHDSVLRVINKLPNDEFKNQNFAKHSYIDKTGRVLPCYNLTRDGFSLLVMGFTGEKAYKWKVEFIKAFNIMEAELQALKFKHHQSQINGYKSQIAQRNKQILRLKHRLCVAEIRMSEIYDAEVIDDSQIGKESLRALLHNARLERDYYFKKANELKQKQKFKDSEITRALNNIQIQMDGVFKEIDVAMRYTNDDDYYLQITK; from the coding sequence ATGAAAGCCGTTATTATAAACGATATAAACGTAAATTTTAAAGTAAGCGATGAGAGAGTTTTTATAAGCTCTCTCGAGCTCGGTCAAGTTTTTGAGAAACGCCACGATAGCGTTTTAAGAGTTATAAACAAACTTCCAAACGATGAATTTAAAAATCAAAATTTCGCCAAACATAGCTACATAGACAAAACCGGGCGTGTTTTACCCTGCTACAATCTAACCCGTGATGGCTTTTCTTTGCTAGTTATGGGTTTTACAGGCGAAAAAGCCTATAAATGGAAAGTTGAGTTTATCAAAGCTTTTAATATAATGGAAGCAGAACTTCAAGCCCTTAAATTTAAACACCACCAATCCCAAATAAACGGTTATAAATCTCAGATAGCTCAGCGTAACAAGCAGATATTAAGACTAAAGCACAGGCTTTGTGTGGCAGAGATTAGAATGTCTGAGATATATGACGCAGAAGTTATCGATGATAGCCAAATAGGAAAAGAGAGCTTAAGAGCATTATTGCATAATGCAAGGCTTGAGCGTGATTATTACTTTAAAAAAGCAAATGAACTTAAGCAAAAACAGAAATTTAAAGATAGCGAGATTACAAGAGCTTTAAACAATATTCAAATTCAAATGGACGGAGTTTTTAAAGAGATTGATGTCGCTATGAGATATACAAATGATGATGATTACTATTTACAAATTACAAAATAA
- a CDS encoding helix-turn-helix domain-containing protein, with product MNENLQNGYSICFNVWLFDERIQNELRLLLLISSLSAKNGYCHASNEYLGEKLGKSTDTISAGITKLRKLGYIEVENKKFGAVTIDRKIKLLALERANQTPTEKMQTPTEKIPIRHIMYAREIIIQTRKNINY from the coding sequence ATGAATGAAAATTTACAAAACGGCTACTCAATATGCTTTAATGTGTGGCTTTTTGATGAGAGAATACAAAATGAGCTTAGGCTGCTACTTTTAATCTCATCACTATCAGCCAAAAACGGCTATTGTCACGCAAGCAATGAATACTTAGGCGAGAAGCTAGGCAAATCAACCGACACAATTTCAGCAGGTATTACCAAGCTTAGAAAGCTGGGTTATATCGAGGTTGAAAACAAAAAATTCGGAGCGGTAACAATCGATAGAAAAATAAAGCTTTTAGCCTTGGAAAGAGCAAATCAGACGCCAACGGAAAAAATGCAGACGCCAACGGAAAAAATACCCATTCGCCATATAATGTATGCGCGCGAAATAATAATACAAACCAGGAAAAATATAAATTATTAA
- a CDS encoding transcriptional regulator: protein MSDENIIKRTCRRLNLTYRQLGEIIGYSEEAVSKAARTDNISTPMQKALWPYIENARLNRKLQTLDDLAFIIKELSK, encoded by the coding sequence ATGAGTGATGAAAACATAATAAAGCGAACTTGCAGACGACTTAATCTGACTTATAGACAACTTGGAGAGATAATAGGATATAGTGAGGAAGCCGTAAGCAAAGCAGCAAGAACCGATAACATTTCAACGCCTATGCAAAAAGCTCTGTGGCCTTACATTGAAAATGCCAGGCTTAACAGAAAGCTTCAAACACTCGATGATTTAGCTTTTATCATTAAAGAACTTTCAAAATAG
- a CDS encoding RusA family crossover junction endodeoxyribonuclease: MRFKNNGTRGVILKPVYTLKIENLAYNPVPYKRTTQRQKWVDKGYQKYLAFKELLRWHFKAQNKTEPKLKGRYHVSLIATYKDKTHGDTDNIAKAVNDALFSDDKLVSGDYDFRYGEYGGLEVKIYKVE; the protein is encoded by the coding sequence ATGAGATTTAAAAATAATGGCACAAGAGGGGTTATTTTGAAGCCAGTTTATACGCTTAAGATTGAAAATTTAGCTTATAACCCAGTTCCATACAAACGCACGACGCAAAGGCAAAAGTGGGTAGATAAGGGCTATCAAAAATACCTAGCGTTTAAAGAGCTTTTAAGGTGGCATTTTAAAGCTCAAAACAAAACCGAGCCAAAGCTAAAAGGACGCTATCACGTAAGCCTAATAGCAACGTATAAAGACAAAACGCACGGCGATACTGATAACATAGCAAAGGCGGTAAATGACGCACTGTTTAGCGATGATAAGCTTGTAAGTGGGGATTATGATTTTAGATACGGCGAATACGGCGGACTTGAAGTTAAGATTTATAAGGTGGAGTAA
- a CDS encoding transcriptional regulator, with protein sequence MTADELKAFCKEMRLTYKELAEIIGNSEATIHSAIAKGELSMPMSKSIQMYQENLILKEKLKEYSELKSVLKKALKDD encoded by the coding sequence ATGACGGCAGATGAATTAAAAGCGTTTTGTAAAGAAATGAGGCTAACTTATAAAGAGTTGGCGGAGATTATCGGAAATTCGGAAGCGACAATACATTCAGCAATAGCAAAAGGTGAATTAAGTATGCCGATGAGTAAGTCAATACAAATGTATCAAGAAAACTTAATTTTAAAAGAAAAGCTAAAAGAATACAGCGAATTAAAAAGCGTTTTAAAAAAAGCACTCAAAGACGATTAA
- a CDS encoding HIT family hydrolase translates to MTEQDAINALLGEFESEANEMGKEEQETQVQQENTGEQEPTQTAMPNLSKDDISEAMLNAMQKMKSTEQEQALNAQAQAQSEAKNASQREILEQMGLGELAGMSEQLKAMQEQMAQQAEEARRQNVFNQNITQFEKEFPTINPKEFGEFAKANGFDGYLGEDYNMWRLVANTMLQIATPKQRTDEIIGNGGGKNEISAFERLKNGEDVSDIEIGAELLKSL, encoded by the coding sequence ATGACTGAACAAGACGCAATTAACGCACTGCTTGGCGAGTTTGAGAGCGAAGCAAACGAAATGGGTAAAGAGGAGCAAGAAACACAAGTACAGCAAGAAAATACAGGAGAACAAGAGCCAACGCAAACAGCTATGCCAAATTTAAGTAAAGACGACATAAGCGAAGCAATGCTTAATGCAATGCAAAAGATGAAAAGTACCGAGCAAGAACAGGCACTAAACGCACAAGCACAGGCACAGAGTGAAGCTAAAAACGCAAGTCAACGTGAAATTTTAGAGCAAATGGGACTTGGCGAATTAGCAGGGATGAGTGAGCAGTTAAAAGCAATGCAAGAGCAAATGGCACAACAAGCAGAAGAGGCAAGAAGGCAGAATGTTTTTAATCAAAATATTACTCAGTTTGAAAAAGAGTTTCCCACCATAAACCCAAAAGAATTTGGTGAGTTTGCAAAGGCTAATGGATTTGATGGATACTTAGGCGAGGATTATAATATGTGGCGCTTGGTGGCTAATACAATGCTTCAAATTGCAACGCCAAAACAAAGGACTGATGAGATTATCGGCAATGGTGGTGGTAAGAACGAGATAAGTGCCTTTGAAAGGTTAAAAAATGGTGAGGATGTGAGCGACATAGAGATTGGAGCGGAGCTTTTAAAGAGCTTATAA
- a CDS encoding PD-(D/E)XK nuclease-like domain-containing protein — MNIKSYHSRPEISKSDLDLLAKSPYHFKHKAEFKDESKALVLGSAVHKLVLEPLDFKNEFIIEPICDKRTKDGRAIYEKFKNEANDRYILTPSEYELALNMAKSVLDMKQTGAFLRDGLSEQSYFSTIDDVAVRCRPDFYNEKLGLVIDLKTTSDASASGFAKSVANFNYHIQNAFYTDILRANNKVVNSFLFIAVESKKPFMVGFYVLDDEAIEQGRKRYKELLNLYKICLKRDEWWGYAEFDGERINAVRELSLPAWKFYE; from the coding sequence ATGAATATCAAATCCTATCACTCACGCCCTGAAATCTCAAAGTCTGATTTAGACCTTTTAGCAAAAAGCCCATATCACTTTAAACACAAAGCAGAGTTTAAAGATGAGAGCAAAGCCTTGGTTTTAGGCTCAGCCGTGCATAAGCTAGTCCTTGAACCGCTTGATTTTAAAAATGAGTTTATCATTGAGCCTATTTGTGATAAACGCACCAAAGATGGCAGGGCTATTTATGAGAAGTTTAAAAATGAGGCAAATGACCGCTATATCTTAACGCCTAGCGAGTATGAGCTTGCTTTAAATATGGCTAAAAGTGTCTTAGATATGAAGCAAACCGGGGCGTTTTTACGCGATGGACTTAGCGAACAGAGCTATTTTAGCACTATTGATGATGTAGCGGTGCGTTGTAGACCAGATTTTTATAATGAAAAACTAGGATTAGTCATTGATTTAAAGACCACAAGTGACGCGAGTGCGTCAGGATTTGCAAAGAGTGTGGCAAACTTTAACTATCATATTCAAAACGCCTTTTATACTGATATATTAAGAGCAAACAATAAGGTTGTCAATAGCTTTTTATTTATCGCGGTTGAGAGTAAAAAGCCCTTTATGGTCGGATTTTATGTGCTTGATGATGAAGCTATCGAGCAAGGTCGCAAACGCTATAAAGAGCTTTTAAACCTTTATAAAATTTGTTTAAAGCGAGATGAGTGGTGGGGGTATGCGGAGTTTGATGGAGAGAGGATAAATGCCGTGCGTGAGCTTAGTCTGCCCGCGTGGAAATTTTATGAGTAG
- a CDS encoding resolvase: MQWQFDYIRSNIKPQTIRQISQLDDESLVLVMAGLICKLVGGLKYVPNKRYKVELAKELIIAKYPKWRVLELAEIGERTYFNILKRIKDGKS; this comes from the coding sequence TTGCAGTGGCAATTTGATTATATTCGCTCAAACATTAAGCCACAAACTATAAGGCAAATCTCACAATTAGATGATGAAAGCCTTGTTTTAGTAATGGCTGGACTTATTTGTAAGTTAGTGGGTGGGCTTAAATACGTGCCTAATAAACGTTACAAAGTCGAACTAGCAAAGGAGCTAATAATAGCAAAATACCCAAAATGGCGTGTATTAGAACTAGCAGAAATAGGCGAACGAACTTATTTTAATATTTTAAAAAGGATAAAAGATGGCAAAAGTTAA
- a CDS encoding helix-turn-helix domain-containing protein, whose product MSDENIIKKTCKELGLTYKQLGELIGYSESAINNAARQEKISEPLTRAIELYQETLNLKAELEKSEAFKSNLKDFLKG is encoded by the coding sequence ATGAGTGATGAAAACATAATAAAAAAAACTTGCAAAGAGCTGGGTCTTACCTATAAACAACTTGGCGAGTTGATAGGGTATAGTGAGAGTGCTATAAATAACGCAGCACGTCAGGAAAAAATAAGCGAACCGCTCACACGAGCAATTGAGCTTTATCAAGAAACACTAAACTTAAAAGCCGAACTTGAGAAATCAGAAGCTTTTAAAAGCAACTTAAAAGACTTTTTAAAGGGCTAA
- a CDS encoding Rha family transcriptional regulator, with product MNALINNVNVKFVVENEVVFCDTLHLANVFNKQHKDILETIKNLPFSDFNEQNFKLVSYTDSRGRKQPCYNLTRDGFSLLVMGFTGEKAYKWKVEFIKAFNIMEAELQALKFKHHQSQINGYKSQIAQRNKQILRLKHRLCVAEIRMSEIYDAEVIDDSQIGKESLRALLHNARLERDYYFKKANELKQKQKFKDSEITRALNNIQIQMDGVFKEIDVAMRYTNDDDYYLQITK from the coding sequence ATGAATGCTTTAATTAATAATGTAAATGTTAAATTTGTAGTAGAAAATGAGGTGGTATTTTGCGATACCTTACACCTAGCGAATGTTTTTAATAAACAACACAAAGATATTTTAGAAACCATCAAGAATTTACCTTTTAGTGACTTTAACGAGCAAAATTTTAAGCTCGTTTCTTACACAGATAGCAGAGGGCGAAAGCAACCCTGCTACAATCTAACCCGTGATGGCTTTTCTTTGCTAGTTATGGGTTTTACAGGCGAAAAAGCCTATAAATGGAAAGTTGAGTTTATCAAAGCTTTTAATATAATGGAAGCAGAACTTCAAGCCCTTAAATTTAAACACCACCAATCCCAAATAAACGGTTATAAATCTCAGATAGCTCAGCGTAACAAGCAGATATTAAGACTAAAGCACAGGCTTTGTGTGGCAGAGATTAGAATGTCTGAGATATATGACGCAGAAGTTATCGATGATAGCCAAATAGGAAAAGAGAGCTTAAGAGCATTATTGCATAATGCAAGGCTTGAGCGTGATTATTACTTTAAAAAAGCAAATGAACTTAAGCAAAAACAGAAATTTAAAGATAGCGAGATTACAAGAGCTTTAAACAATATTCAAATTCAAATGGACGGAGTTTTTAAAGAGATTGATGTCGCTATGAGATATACAAATGATGATGATTACTATTTACAAATTACAAAATAA
- a CDS encoding transcriptional regulator has translation MSDENIIKKTCKELGLTYKQLGELIGYSEGAIKSAINSGNISEPMKRVIELYLKNLELQNQLKEFENFKSFIKSIK, from the coding sequence ATGAGTGATGAAAACATAATAAAAAAAACTTGCAAAGAGCTGGGTCTTACTTATAAACAACTTGGCGAGTTGATAGGGTATAGTGAAGGGGCTATTAAATCCGCTATTAATAGCGGGAATATAAGCGAACCTATGAAGCGAGTAATAGAACTATATCTTAAAAATTTAGAACTACAAAATCAATTAAAAGAGTTTGAAAACTTTAAATCTTTTATAAAAAGCATTAAATAA
- a CDS encoding RecT family recombinase encodes MHNIQTESKAQRESKARSLISAKMSQIQTITNGDKSKASAFASAIVNMVNDGNLSNCSTESIVNTAMQIVQIGLNPNKLFGQAYVVPYNKEAQLQIGYKGLIALGYRNGWKFRAICVYKCDEFDMKFAGIKDDISFVPNYDERDETNPAWVFENLKGVLVFVADKNGSEFSEFVPFKKLEQLRTTSPNQNAKGLSNIWAKWAEEMYKAKAIKHVASRLPINDSIAEAFMAEDEPFRKSAEQKEQSSKGSKAINLNELITQNEKEQLSEIVIEPEPIMPGEELEIELKRRGLNEEEAERIINRFNNEQIMNILADPNSIDALLDEIKGV; translated from the coding sequence ATGCATAACATACAAACAGAGAGTAAAGCACAAAGAGAGAGCAAAGCACGAAGCTTAATCAGTGCAAAAATGAGCCAGATACAAACCATAACAAACGGCGATAAATCCAAAGCTTCAGCCTTTGCGAGTGCAATCGTAAATATGGTAAATGATGGTAATTTATCTAATTGCTCCACAGAAAGCATAGTAAATACCGCAATGCAAATAGTTCAAATCGGACTAAACCCAAATAAGCTATTCGGACAAGCCTACGTAGTGCCTTATAACAAAGAAGCACAATTACAGATAGGCTATAAAGGGCTTATCGCACTAGGATATCGCAATGGCTGGAAGTTTAGAGCCATATGCGTTTATAAATGTGATGAGTTTGATATGAAATTTGCAGGCATTAAAGATGATATAAGCTTTGTGCCAAATTATGATGAGCGAGATGAGACTAATCCTGCGTGGGTTTTTGAAAATTTAAAAGGTGTTTTAGTCTTTGTAGCGGATAAAAATGGCAGTGAGTTTAGTGAGTTTGTCCCTTTTAAAAAGTTAGAGCAGTTACGCACTACAAGCCCAAACCAAAACGCAAAAGGATTAAGCAATATTTGGGCTAAATGGGCTGAAGAGATGTATAAGGCTAAAGCTATAAAACACGTAGCCTCACGCCTGCCGATAAATGATAGCATAGCGGAGGCTTTTATGGCAGAAGATGAGCCATTTCGTAAAAGTGCAGAGCAAAAAGAGCAATCAAGCAAAGGTAGCAAGGCTATTAATCTAAATGAGCTAATAACTCAGAATGAAAAAGAGCAATTAAGCGAGATAGTGATAGAGCCAGAGCCCATTATGCCAGGTGAGGAGCTAGAAATTGAGCTAAAAAGACGCGGATTAAATGAGGAAGAAGCCGAACGCATTATTAATAGATTTAATAACGAGCAAATTATGAATATTTTAGCCGACCCAAATAGCATTGACGCGTTATTAGATGAGATAAAAGGTGTTTAA
- a CDS encoding S24 family peptidase — translation MSKNFNFLLVKQTMKKLEITQQDLADFLTSRGIVTPIDTVKSWFRSDDSRRAVPEIPRIKLIGEFLKLDANQMILGFDDVIPVKQIPIVGSASCGIPDTSTLQETDIYTYTLAKDWNSEMYAVIANGDSMSPMIEDGDQVICDPTLDIMDGDLVHYQVDGESAIKIYKKDTKNKQHIFIPINQDFETKRFDIKMEIRMIKVTDIQRSVRNNRKARLRALGF, via the coding sequence ATGAGTAAAAATTTTAACTTTTTGTTGGTAAAACAAACTATGAAAAAACTTGAGATAACACAGCAAGATTTGGCAGATTTTTTGACAAGTAGGGGTATTGTAACGCCTATTGACACCGTTAAATCGTGGTTTAGGAGTGATGATAGTCGTAGGGCTGTGCCTGAAATACCTAGAATAAAATTAATAGGAGAATTTTTAAAACTAGATGCTAATCAGATGATTTTAGGTTTTGATGACGTTATTCCAGTAAAACAAATCCCTATCGTAGGAAGTGCTAGTTGTGGTATACCTGACACAAGCACACTCCAAGAAACAGACATATACACATACACTCTAGCCAAAGACTGGAACAGTGAAATGTATGCCGTTATCGCTAATGGCGATAGTATGAGCCCTATGATAGAGGATGGCGACCAAGTGATTTGTGACCCCACTCTTGATATTATGGACGGCGACTTAGTACATTATCAAGTTGATGGAGAGAGTGCTATTAAAATTTATAAAAAAGACACCAAAAACAAACAGCATATTTTTATCCCAATAAACCAAGATTTTGAAACCAAAAGATTTGATATAAAAATGGAAATTCGCATGATAAAGGTAACAGACATACAAAGGTCAGTAAGAAATAACCGAAAAGCTAGACTTAGGGCATTAGGGTTTTAA
- a CDS encoding STAS-like domain-containing protein, giving the protein MGNKIIYNFTENFTDAPGPRYRKLGDKSGQEFREDVLNNLLSQYDIIEIDGSNIKTSFNPSFLSEAFSPLYEQLGEHEFFRRIKLFSIDNPKLEEKFRAFSKPLTK; this is encoded by the coding sequence ATGGGAAACAAAATTATATATAATTTTACCGAGAATTTTACAGATGCCCCAGGACCTAGATATAGAAAGCTTGGAGACAAGTCAGGTCAAGAATTTAGAGAAGACGTTTTAAACAATTTGTTAAGCCAATACGACATTATAGAAATAGACGGTAGCAATATAAAGACCTCCTTTAACCCATCTTTTTTATCAGAAGCATTTTCCCCTCTATACGAACAATTGGGAGAACATGAATTTTTTAGGAGAATTAAATTATTTAGCATTGACAATCCCAAATTAGAAGAAAAATTCAGGGCTTTTTCTAAGCCGTTAACAAAGTAA
- a CDS encoding RelA/SpoT domain-containing protein: MRISNNILRKAGLNLKNMSHTKDDLNTISTFRSNHIQLMKMLVKTISKKLPKPLFIARRLKRLSSIQAKLVRFDGMCLDRMQDIGGVRAVFKNSIDVMEFAKNIKDVYKSNKSVLEIVKINNYIDEPKADGYRSYHIVFKYNGKIDEIKNYHIELQLRDLLQHYWATAVEILALRSSTNIKAGYGEEHFKHFFWLCAELFAGKKEHKYEIKELDEKHNILFLLKGLNVVANKLEKGGSTESFYLMVLDAKDGILKLTSFNKSEQFLAQTMYQSMETSDTTQSVLVNVDSVKKLKKAYPNYFLDAKNFIKEVTERLK; encoded by the coding sequence ATGAGGATATCAAACAACATACTCAGAAAAGCAGGACTAAATTTAAAAAATATGAGCCATACAAAAGACGACTTAAATACTATCTCAACTTTTAGGTCAAACCACATCCAACTAATGAAAATGCTGGTTAAGACAATATCTAAAAAATTACCAAAGCCTCTATTTATAGCTAGACGCCTTAAACGTTTAAGCTCTATACAGGCAAAGCTTGTGCGGTTTGATGGTATGTGTTTAGATAGAATGCAAGATATTGGCGGAGTTAGAGCGGTATTTAAAAACAGTATTGACGTGATGGAGTTTGCTAAAAATATCAAAGATGTTTATAAAAGTAATAAAAGCGTCCTTGAAATCGTTAAAATAAACAACTATATAGACGAGCCAAAGGCGGACGGATATAGGAGTTATCATATAGTATTTAAATATAACGGAAAGATAGACGAGATAAAAAACTATCACATAGAATTGCAACTAAGAGATTTATTGCAACACTATTGGGCGACGGCGGTTGAAATTTTAGCCTTGCGTAGTAGCACAAACATTAAAGCAGGTTATGGCGAAGAGCATTTTAAACATTTTTTCTGGCTTTGTGCTGAGCTTTTTGCTGGCAAAAAAGAGCATAAATATGAGATAAAAGAGCTGGACGAAAAACACAATATACTTTTTTTGTTAAAGGGGCTAAATGTGGTAGCTAATAAGCTAGAAAAAGGCGGTAGCACCGAAAGTTTTTATCTTATGGTTTTAGACGCAAAGGATGGGATATTAAAACTAACCTCTTTTAACAAAAGCGAACAATTTTTAGCACAAACAATGTATCAAAGTATGGAGACAAGCGATACCACGCAGAGCGTTTTAGTTAACGTAGATAGCGTTAAGAAGCTAAAAAAAGCCTATCCAAACTACTTTTTAGACGCAAAAAATTTTATAAAAGAGGTAACAGAAAGGTTAAAATAA
- a CDS encoding phage head-tail adapter protein has product MDTQSRLAELKQRAYEGFMCYKPMLDKLNSAYLLALDEDKALSLKERGKANLFIPKLNAKTKRITDGLSETYFNTDEFAKLECYINSEQKVIDKWQEAINYYTDMIKLYKVFMPIFQKIPFLGTAVAKIYWRSGLLVIEEVELDDVYFDPNAKDHDDIRYIVNRINLSYGDLKELSKQGIFSKEAVSEIVSNEAFIYERLSVYDIYEQDTNSQWKVSTINESGAVLRADIKLKDGCPFIIGYMLPQVRAYDESTFVVAYGEPPLASILPLQDEMNFARNAMIDGINRLLNPKLLVPLNANVSRKDLESMGPTYISQPTAVQIMPPPNVSFAVQKNSLIQASQALNAQFGLYAQIGDPNGMIKILKANEKIIRDILPLYGIKNVSEYLGDNDKEILNAIVTDNEQINAGNNTNSINQQGVNGPIKTSSI; this is encoded by the coding sequence ATGGATACACAATCAAGATTAGCAGAGTTAAAACAAAGAGCTTACGAGGGCTTTATGTGCTATAAGCCTATGCTTGATAAGCTAAATAGTGCCTATTTATTAGCACTTGATGAGGACAAGGCACTTAGTCTTAAAGAGCGTGGCAAGGCTAATTTATTTATCCCGAAACTAAATGCAAAGACAAAACGAATAACAGATGGCCTAAGCGAAACTTACTTTAACACAGATGAGTTTGCAAAACTTGAGTGCTATATTAACTCTGAGCAAAAAGTAATAGATAAGTGGCAAGAGGCTATTAACTATTATACAGATATGATAAAACTTTATAAAGTTTTTATGCCAATTTTTCAAAAAATACCATTTTTAGGCACAGCAGTAGCGAAAATTTACTGGCGAAGCGGACTACTAGTAATTGAGGAGGTGGAGCTTGATGATGTATATTTTGACCCAAATGCAAAGGATCACGATGATATAAGATATATCGTTAATCGCATAAATTTAAGCTATGGCGATTTAAAAGAGCTATCAAAACAAGGTATTTTTAGCAAGGAAGCAGTAAGTGAGATTGTAAGTAATGAAGCCTTTATTTATGAGAGATTAAGCGTTTATGATATTTACGAGCAAGATACAAATAGCCAGTGGAAAGTTAGTACAATTAATGAAAGTGGAGCAGTTTTAAGAGCTGATATTAAGCTAAAAGATGGTTGTCCATTTATAATCGGCTATATGTTGCCACAAGTTAGAGCTTATGATGAAAGCACTTTTGTCGTAGCTTACGGAGAGCCACCACTTGCTAGTATCTTACCGCTTCAAGATGAGATGAATTTTGCAAGAAATGCAATGATAGACGGTATAAACCGCCTTTTAAATCCAAAATTATTAGTGCCACTAAATGCAAATGTAAGTCGTAAAGATTTAGAAAGTATGGGGCCAACATATATCTCACAACCAACAGCTGTGCAGATAATGCCACCACCAAATGTTAGCTTTGCAGTGCAAAAAAATAGCCTAATACAAGCAAGTCAGGCACTAAATGCACAATTTGGACTTTACGCACAAATTGGCGACCCCAATGGAATGATAAAAATTCTAAAAGCAAATGAAAAAATCATACGTGATATTTTGCCACTTTATGGCATTAAAAACGTAAGCGAGTATTTAGGTGATAATGACAAGGAGATATTAAATGCTATCGTTACTGACAACGAACAAATTAACGCAGGAAATAACACAAATTCTATCAACCAACAAGGAGTTAATGGACCTATCAAGACATCAAGCATTTAA
- a CDS encoding helix-turn-helix domain-containing protein produces MAEENIVKRVCSELGITQRELAERIGMSADSLNNAVSNNKVSQQTQKFLNFMLEHEELKKELSKYENLKNALKDAVF; encoded by the coding sequence ATGGCAGAGGAAAACATAGTTAAACGCGTATGCTCTGAGCTAGGGATAACACAAAGGGAGTTAGCGGAGAGAATAGGAATGAGTGCTGATAGTTTAAATAATGCGGTATCAAACAATAAAGTAAGCCAACAAACACAAAAATTTCTAAATTTTATGCTAGAACACGAAGAGTTAAAAAAGGAGCTATCAAAATATGAAAATCTAAAAAATGCCCTAAAAGACGCTGTTTTTTAA